Part of the Hevea brasiliensis isolate MT/VB/25A 57/8 chromosome 16, ASM3005281v1, whole genome shotgun sequence genome is shown below.
aaattaattaaaaaaaagagtaaactttaattcatttttaaaattGAAGATATGGTCAAAACTCAGATGTACAGTAGTTACTTTTATGACTTTGATTTTTCCAAGCAGCTGGAGACGTGCTCTTTAGGTCTCTTACTATTAGAAACATCCAACAAATTATTAATGTGATTATAACTGTACCTTGCCATCTACCCATAAATTAATTTTCTAAGTCCAAGGTGTTATCCACTAAGTGACGTAGTCGAAATGAATAGATTTGCTTGAAGAAATCAATCCAAGCAGGCTTAAAGAGAGTGGATTCTTTGATTTATTCTATTATTAAACAGGAAAATGGGCCTAGATAGCATAAAAGTAAAACCCACAGAAATTTCAATGGTTCTTTAATTCAAAACACTCATTAATGACATTGAGCCTACCAGCTGCCCTAAAAAATTTGAAGCAGTCCCATGAAGAACAGGTCACAAAATTTTGGAAGAAGGTCAAGGGAACCTATAAATAGGTTGTAGGGCTTGTGCTTATCTGCAATGTTTCCTTCCTTCAATTCCTTTGATCTCTAAACCACCAAATCAATCTGTTCACTCTCTTTCTCACAGATTCACTTCTACTTTTAGGAGATAAACGCTAGCAAAATTATAACATTAAGAATGGCTTGTCATTTGTCTTCTACTTGCTTGGTTTTCTCaattttattattactattattatcttTCTCAAGCTTGCCATGTCAAGCACAACTTTCTTCCAACTTCTATGACGATACATGTCCTAATGCACTTTCCACAATTCGATCAGCTATTAGGAAAGCTGTGTCACGTGAGCGTAGAATGGCAGCATCGCTCATTCGCCTTCATTTCCACGATTGCTTTGTTCAGGTATACATTACTTATTTCATTAATTACCTTCATTTTATACTTCACAGGAAACTAATGTGTGAAGTTGTGAACTCAATTGCAGGGTTGTGATGGTTCAATCTTGCTGGATGATACGCCCTCAATGACTGGCGAAAAATTTGCTCGCAACAATAACCAATCTGTTAGAGGATTTCAAGTCATAGATGATGCCAAGGCCCAAGTGGAGAGCATATGTCCTGGAATAGTTTCATGCGCTGATATTGTTGCTGTAGCAGCTCGCGATGCTTCTGTTGCGGTAAATATCACTGGCTTTACACATTCACATAAAATATTTTCTCAATTGATGGCGTTTAATTTAAACATTTACTTATTAAATACAAAAATAGGTTGGTGGACCTTCATGGAGAGTGAAGCTTGGAAGGAGAGACTCTACCTCTGCAAGCCGAAGCCTAGCTAATGCTAACCTTCCTAGTTTTACAGATAGCCTCGAAAGTCTCATATCTTTGTTTGATAGGAAAGGTTTAAGTGCAAGAGACATGGTTGTCCTTTCAGGTTTATATTCTATCTCAAGTAATTTAGTTTCATAAATTGCAATTAATACACTAGAGACATGTTCAAGATGCTAAAGAATTCTGTGGTATACAGGATCACATACAATAGGCCAAGCAAGATGCCTGACCTTCCGTGGTAGAATTTACAACAATGCTAGTGATATCGATGCTGGCTTTGCAAGTACTCGAAGACGCAAATGTCCAGCTAACAATGGAGATGGAAATCTTGCACCGCTTGACTTGGTGACACCCAATTCATTTGATAACAACTACTTCAAGAATCTTATTCAGAAAAAGGGTCTTCTTCAATCAGACCAGGTACTTTTCAGGGGTGGATCTACAGACAGAATTGTTAATGATTATAGCAGGAGCTCTTCAGTTTTCAGTTCTGATTTTGCTTCTGCCATGGTGAAGATGGGAGATATAGACCCTCTAACTGGTTCTCAAGGAGAGATACGAAGGCTTTGCAATGTTTTACGTTAATTGATTAGTTTGTCAAAAGAATTATTCAAAATTCAAAGTGTTGATAGTGTCATGAAATTGTTTATTCATTATCAAGTTCTGCAATAAATTGTGGGAGTATATCTTGAACATGATTTTCTCTCGCTCGAGACACCCCCATTATATTATTCTTGTAATTCACTTTTCGATTCAAGTATTGTTAGAATGTAAGTTATACTTCATTGTCACGTATAATTAAGCTAATTGTACTTTTATTTATGGTTTTAAAATATTGACGGCCTTTTATTTTTGGTGTTTAATTATCACCTTAATT
Proteins encoded:
- the LOC110642361 gene encoding lignin-forming anionic peroxidase-like — its product is MACHLSSTCLVFSILLLLLLSFSSLPCQAQLSSNFYDDTCPNALSTIRSAIRKAVSRERRMAASLIRLHFHDCFVQGCDGSILLDDTPSMTGEKFARNNNQSVRGFQVIDDAKAQVESICPGIVSCADIVAVAARDASVAVGGPSWRVKLGRRDSTSASRSLANANLPSFTDSLESLISLFDRKGLSARDMVVLSGSHTIGQARCLTFRGRIYNNASDIDAGFASTRRRKCPANNGDGNLAPLDLVTPNSFDNNYFKNLIQKKGLLQSDQVLFRGGSTDRIVNDYSRSSSVFSSDFASAMVKMGDIDPLTGSQGEIRRLCNVLR